In Myxococcus stipitatus, the following are encoded in one genomic region:
- a CDS encoding nucleotidyltransferase family protein — MPLSLLDTFRVLASFDPPRGALKGAPWDEYVDWAIAQGLAPLAAYNLEYRLGPTAAPEWARDRLLAVYQGSVNDNVMKLVNFKQVVDELQGRKLVLMGAAAFAEALYPHIGFRPVLDLQLLMRRMDVDGFAGFLSNHEFRPDSVPSHSGATKVVTDGRTSISLYSDILGPQRREQALGIIDRAKPMKVYGPSMFRADLEDSVLLVCLEHARQGYDVPWLSFIDLRELVTGAKWMGGVYSRPLDIPALLARASEWRLERALYTSLSIVARLFPEAAPDATAALPPLRRATRELLDRTVVGPISTPGQTSALKGLERVRRLLTGQ; from the coding sequence ATGCCGCTCAGCCTGCTCGACACCTTCCGCGTCCTCGCCTCGTTCGACCCTCCGCGAGGTGCCCTCAAGGGCGCGCCCTGGGATGAGTATGTCGACTGGGCCATCGCCCAGGGCCTGGCGCCGCTCGCCGCCTACAACCTCGAGTACCGCCTGGGCCCCACCGCCGCCCCCGAGTGGGCTCGTGACCGGCTCCTCGCCGTCTACCAGGGCTCCGTCAACGACAACGTGATGAAGCTCGTCAACTTCAAGCAGGTCGTCGACGAGCTCCAGGGCCGCAAGCTCGTTCTCATGGGCGCCGCCGCCTTCGCCGAGGCCCTCTACCCGCACATCGGCTTCCGCCCTGTCCTCGACCTCCAGCTCCTCATGCGCCGCATGGACGTGGACGGCTTCGCCGGCTTCCTCTCCAACCACGAGTTCCGCCCCGACTCGGTCCCCTCGCACAGCGGCGCCACCAAGGTCGTCACCGACGGCCGCACCTCCATCTCCCTCTACTCCGATATCCTCGGCCCCCAGCGCCGCGAGCAGGCCCTGGGCATCATCGACCGCGCGAAACCCATGAAGGTCTACGGGCCCTCCATGTTCCGCGCGGACCTCGAGGACTCCGTCCTGCTCGTCTGCCTGGAGCACGCACGTCAGGGGTATGACGTACCCTGGCTGTCCTTCATCGACCTTCGCGAACTTGTCACGGGCGCCAAGTGGATGGGGGGTGTGTACTCCCGCCCGCTCGACATCCCGGCGCTGCTCGCCCGCGCCTCCGAGTGGCGCCTGGAGCGCGCCCTCTACACGTCGCTGTCCATCGTCGCCCGCCTCTTCCCCGAGGCCGCCCCGGACGCCACCGCCGCGCTGCCTCCCCTGCGCCGAGCCACCCGTGAACTTCTAGACCGCACGGTGGTGGGTCCAATCAGCACCCCCGGGCAGACGTCGGCTCTCAAGGGATTGGAAAGAGTGCGGCGTCTGCTCACTGGACAGTAG
- a CDS encoding nucleotidyltransferase family protein, with amino-acid sequence MAGSHALVDLLRSWPLPPDTRAPEGAAATEFVRAAVRHGLAGFVAHAVGQVGWELPTDASALLRRESLTGAARVLQVKALLLRSLDALASEGVVPVLLKGYGLSRRLYPDPLQRATRDVDLLVSRHDVPTATRALSGLGLTVRASRDGKYAEADSHHIEMEGPAGLVELHFRALAGWGQALEGDALVARAAEGELEGRRVKWLRPEDEAVYLALHASNHLLQRMAWLFDLKLLAGHALDWARVVERAQGTELPLMVWYAWDAARRLLGATVPDTVLSALAPPVWQRILAERFFTEPRLVGAELVHSKPAWVAAKLLLAPKPTAMARYALRRLETAFREGR; translated from the coding sequence ATGGCGGGCTCGCACGCCCTCGTGGACTTGCTGCGGTCCTGGCCGTTGCCACCGGACACACGTGCGCCCGAGGGGGCCGCGGCCACCGAGTTCGTGCGCGCGGCCGTACGTCACGGGCTGGCGGGTTTCGTGGCCCATGCGGTGGGGCAGGTGGGTTGGGAGTTGCCCACGGATGCGAGCGCGTTGCTGCGCAGGGAGTCGCTCACGGGCGCGGCGCGTGTGCTCCAGGTGAAGGCGCTGTTGCTGCGGAGCCTGGACGCCCTGGCCTCCGAGGGCGTGGTGCCTGTGTTGCTCAAGGGCTATGGGTTGTCGCGGAGGCTGTATCCGGATCCGCTCCAGCGTGCGACGCGAGACGTGGACCTGTTGGTGTCGCGCCATGATGTGCCCACGGCGACGCGAGCCCTCTCGGGATTGGGGCTGACCGTCCGAGCCTCGCGTGATGGAAAGTACGCGGAGGCCGACTCACACCACATCGAGATGGAAGGGCCAGCGGGGCTCGTGGAGTTGCACTTCCGAGCGCTCGCGGGATGGGGGCAGGCGTTGGAGGGTGATGCGCTGGTGGCGCGAGCGGCGGAGGGTGAACTCGAGGGGCGTCGTGTGAAGTGGCTGCGCCCCGAGGACGAAGCCGTGTACCTGGCGCTGCACGCGAGCAATCACCTCTTGCAGCGGATGGCGTGGCTCTTCGATTTGAAGCTGCTCGCGGGGCACGCGTTGGATTGGGCTCGAGTGGTCGAAAGAGCCCAGGGCACGGAGCTGCCGCTGATGGTCTGGTACGCCTGGGACGCCGCGAGGCGGCTGCTCGGGGCAACCGTTCCGGATACGGTGCTGTCAGCGCTGGCTCCGCCTGTGTGGCAGCGAATCCTGGCGGAGCGCTTCTTCACGGAGCCGCGGTTGGTGGGCGCGGAGCTCGTGCACAGCAAGCCCGCCTGGGTCGCCGCGAAGCTGCTCCTGGCACCCAAGCCCACCGCGATGGCGCGCTATGCCCTGCGTCGCCTGGAGACCGCGTTCAGAGAGGGGCGTTAA
- a CDS encoding MraY family glycosyltransferase has translation MITFFVAFLLSLAVALLLTYFVRNQARARGWMDPVSSSRKVHVRPIPRLGGIGIVAGFFAPLCALFLVDSGVGHHFRLHTELVYGLFLGGAAIAALGLYDDLRGANARLKFTVQFLVALGLYALDFRIEVIANPFGPELSLGVLGLPFTVFWMVGVVNALNLIDGLDGLAGGVAFFGVSTNFILALARGDILLCLLMAALAGAILGFLVFNFNPASIFMGDTGSMFLGFVLAAVSIKTSTKSGTAVAMLVPVMALGLPIMDTLLAVVRRSLMGRPLFSADKEHIHHRIMSRMVLSHRSTVLVLYGLCGLFTLTALGLNFANSVQSALLLSGMGVVIVVLMRKLGYLDLARAGDMQQARQRNIRLRSLVKEVSASVRAARSLQEVWNAVRALADGLEVSRLELRFQHVRDELTEGIVFETQRAPSQSLSFDLRLDVKDGDVVIGALSLAWSNGRNGTSRDEELALELVADAVAERSSRLLALADADPARVVVLRR, from the coding sequence ATGATCACGTTCTTCGTCGCATTCCTTCTCTCTCTGGCGGTGGCCCTGTTGCTCACGTACTTCGTGCGCAATCAGGCCCGTGCCCGGGGGTGGATGGACCCGGTCAGCTCCAGCCGCAAGGTCCATGTCCGGCCCATTCCGAGGCTGGGTGGAATCGGAATCGTCGCGGGCTTCTTCGCCCCGCTGTGCGCGCTGTTCCTCGTGGACTCCGGCGTGGGGCATCACTTCCGCCTCCACACGGAGCTCGTCTACGGCCTCTTCCTGGGCGGCGCGGCCATCGCGGCGCTCGGGCTCTATGACGACCTTCGCGGCGCGAACGCCCGGCTCAAGTTCACGGTGCAGTTCCTGGTGGCGCTCGGCCTGTATGCCCTCGACTTCCGCATCGAGGTCATCGCCAATCCCTTCGGCCCGGAGTTGTCCCTGGGCGTGCTCGGCTTGCCGTTCACCGTGTTCTGGATGGTGGGCGTCGTCAACGCGCTCAACCTGATTGATGGTCTGGATGGGCTCGCGGGTGGCGTCGCCTTCTTCGGCGTCAGCACCAACTTCATCCTCGCGCTCGCCCGAGGGGACATCCTGCTGTGCCTGCTGATGGCGGCGCTCGCGGGCGCCATCCTCGGGTTCCTGGTGTTCAACTTCAACCCGGCCTCCATCTTCATGGGGGACACGGGCAGCATGTTCCTGGGCTTCGTGCTTGCGGCCGTGTCCATCAAGACGAGCACCAAGAGCGGCACGGCCGTGGCCATGCTCGTGCCCGTGATGGCGTTGGGCCTGCCCATCATGGACACGCTGCTCGCCGTGGTGCGCCGCTCGCTCATGGGGCGCCCGCTGTTCAGCGCGGACAAGGAGCACATCCACCACCGCATCATGAGCCGCATGGTGCTCAGCCACCGCTCCACGGTGTTGGTGCTCTATGGGCTGTGCGGACTCTTCACGTTGACGGCGCTGGGCTTGAACTTCGCCAACAGCGTGCAGAGCGCACTGCTGCTCAGCGGCATGGGCGTGGTCATCGTGGTGTTGATGCGCAAGCTGGGCTACCTGGACCTGGCGCGCGCCGGGGACATGCAGCAGGCCCGTCAGCGCAACATCCGGTTGCGTTCGCTGGTGAAGGAAGTCTCCGCGTCGGTCCGTGCCGCGCGCTCCTTGCAAGAGGTCTGGAACGCGGTCCGAGCGCTGGCGGACGGACTCGAGGTGTCGAGGCTCGAGCTTCGTTTCCAGCACGTCCGGGACGAGCTCACCGAGGGCATCGTCTTCGAGACTCAGCGTGCCCCGAGCCAATCGCTGTCGTTCGACCTGCGCCTCGATGTGAAGGACGGGGACGTGGTGATTGGTGCGTTGTCGCTGGCATGGTCCAACGGACGCAACGGCACGAGCCGCGATGAAGAACTGGCCCTGGAGTTGGTGGCGGACGCGGTGGCCGAGCGCTCCTCGCGGCTGCTCGCGCTCGCCGACGCGGACCCCGCGCGGGTTGTTGTCTTGAGGCGCTGA
- a CDS encoding acyltransferase: MDGLDLLRAIAILGVLVFHAPNVVHEAVPFTLRAAFAHGWMGVDLFFVLSGYLIGRQVFAPETDTPLGSQLRTFWMKRWMRTLPLYFVVLALYALKPWVVGTPFVGGGWHYALFLQNFSLPRDFVQSWSLCVEEHFYVVLPLLAFALGGRRWPAWAWLVPVGLSVLARALYVRDLPPNEHLSTFPEFVPWSTEQHLDGLAIGVFLARTAPTWRQWPSRWRITCAAVGAVLLVLTVAWHGAFVTTTSHVWIFGALAAGFGAVLVGIETLRLPQWLRWGIYPTALLSYGAYLWHGLVVRVLERLDLRLGAWGLDLLVFLALTLGVSWVTYVTVEKPFLKLRDALLARGDDVRGAPRAGMEIQR; the protein is encoded by the coding sequence ATGGATGGGCTGGACCTCCTGCGCGCCATCGCCATCCTGGGCGTGCTGGTCTTCCACGCGCCCAACGTCGTCCATGAGGCGGTGCCCTTCACGCTCAGGGCCGCCTTCGCGCATGGGTGGATGGGCGTGGACCTCTTCTTCGTCCTCTCCGGCTACCTCATCGGGCGGCAGGTCTTCGCGCCGGAGACCGACACGCCCCTGGGCTCGCAGCTGCGCACGTTCTGGATGAAGCGCTGGATGCGCACCCTGCCGCTGTACTTCGTGGTGCTCGCGCTCTACGCGCTCAAGCCCTGGGTGGTGGGCACGCCCTTCGTGGGCGGAGGCTGGCACTACGCGCTGTTCCTCCAGAACTTCTCGCTGCCGCGCGACTTCGTGCAGAGCTGGTCCTTGTGCGTGGAGGAGCACTTCTACGTGGTGCTGCCCTTGCTCGCCTTCGCATTGGGAGGGCGGCGCTGGCCCGCGTGGGCCTGGCTGGTGCCCGTGGGGCTGAGTGTCCTGGCCCGAGCCCTCTACGTCCGGGACCTTCCGCCGAACGAGCACCTGTCGACCTTCCCCGAGTTCGTGCCCTGGTCCACCGAGCAGCATCTGGACGGACTCGCCATCGGCGTGTTCCTGGCACGGACCGCGCCGACTTGGAGACAGTGGCCGAGCCGCTGGCGCATCACCTGCGCCGCCGTGGGCGCGGTCCTGTTGGTGCTGACCGTGGCATGGCATGGCGCGTTCGTGACGACGACGAGCCATGTCTGGATATTCGGCGCGCTCGCGGCCGGCTTCGGCGCGGTGCTGGTGGGAATCGAGACACTGCGGCTTCCCCAGTGGCTCCGCTGGGGCATCTACCCGACGGCGCTGCTCTCCTATGGCGCCTATCTGTGGCATGGGCTCGTGGTCCGAGTCCTCGAACGTCTGGATTTGAGGCTGGGCGCGTGGGGGCTGGACCTCCTCGTGTTCCTGGCGCTCACGCTGGGCGTCTCGTGGGTGACCTATGTCACGGTGGAGAAACCCTTCCTCAAGCTCCGGGATGCGCTGCTCGCCCGAGGGGATGACGTGCGAGGAGCGCCGCGAGCCGGCATGGAGATACAACGATGA
- a CDS encoding glycosyltransferase has protein sequence MSQPGVTLVIPTYNGARRVEAPLQALLAQQAPSDCFEVVVVDNNSTDGTSRVVEASPSVAGLRQRGVEVRVVSETRQGLLFARLCGIQSARRDVVCFLDDDNVPEPNFVADGLALFQDEHVGVVVSRLYPRYETQPPPSISRREHLLAINHRLGDAPIDFGAAATIAPTIGAGLWLRRAAFLEAVPWRTPEQLMPDRLGEQLLSGGDIEFGYLLGKAGHRRVYSPALKVWHLIPRSRFETRYFLRLIVGVVRSEKTLEARYLGRTSAGTGRLKNWARLVGAGLASPALALRGDAVREILFVLASRWAQVQGPYSQLHEPRP, from the coding sequence ATGAGCCAGCCTGGCGTCACCTTGGTCATCCCCACGTACAACGGCGCGCGGCGTGTCGAGGCTCCGCTGCAGGCGTTGCTCGCGCAGCAGGCGCCGAGTGACTGCTTCGAGGTCGTCGTCGTGGACAACAACTCGACGGACGGCACGTCGCGCGTGGTCGAAGCGAGCCCGTCCGTGGCGGGGTTGCGTCAGCGAGGCGTCGAGGTCCGGGTCGTCTCCGAGACCCGGCAGGGGCTTCTCTTCGCGCGGCTGTGCGGCATCCAGAGCGCGCGCCGGGACGTCGTCTGCTTCCTCGACGATGACAACGTCCCCGAGCCGAACTTCGTCGCGGATGGGCTGGCGCTCTTCCAGGACGAGCACGTCGGCGTCGTGGTGTCGCGGCTGTATCCTCGCTACGAGACGCAGCCGCCTCCGAGCATCTCCCGGCGGGAGCATCTGCTCGCCATCAACCATCGGCTGGGGGATGCCCCCATCGACTTCGGCGCGGCGGCCACGATTGCCCCCACGATTGGAGCCGGGCTGTGGTTGCGCCGAGCCGCGTTCCTGGAGGCGGTGCCCTGGCGTACGCCGGAGCAGCTCATGCCTGACCGGCTCGGCGAGCAGCTCTTGAGCGGTGGGGACATCGAGTTCGGTTACTTGCTGGGCAAGGCCGGACATCGGCGCGTCTATTCTCCAGCGCTGAAAGTGTGGCACCTCATCCCCCGCTCGCGATTCGAGACCCGGTACTTCCTCCGGCTCATCGTGGGAGTGGTGCGCAGCGAGAAGACGCTCGAGGCGCGCTACCTGGGCCGAACGTCCGCGGGCACCGGTCGGTTGAAGAACTGGGCGCGACTGGTTGGCGCGGGGCTCGCGAGTCCCGCGCTGGCACTGCGAGGAGACGCGGTCCGCGAGATTCTCTTCGTGCTGGCGAGCCGCTGGGCACAGGTGCAAGGGCCGTATTCACAGCTCCACGAGCCACGGCCATGA
- a CDS encoding acyltransferase produces MTLSSRPTLRECIEGRSNNLDFLRFAAASGVIISHAFPLGEGPKEGTEPLTVFTHGQVSLGIVCVAVFLVISGVLISRSWERGQDARGFLQARTLRIFPGLAVSLVLTAFGLGAAFTTLPLREYFAASETYTFILRNLTLVEPQWALPGVFQSNVYASAVNGSLWTLKYEVGFYLVVLGLGLAKLLKKEWALAGWCLTAGVSFLHIGRLGFWPELGLYFGGGMVLYLWRDRVRMSPWLALACVAVLAATAMAGTGLKVAMGSCGAYMVLYLAFIPSRLAHFGRHGDFSYGVYIYAFPVQQAVTALVGGPMPWWQNALLSFPPTLLLGFLSWRFVERWALRVKRRSGETSKPAALPSPGQSM; encoded by the coding sequence ATGACCCTCTCGTCCCGCCCCACCTTGCGTGAGTGCATCGAAGGCCGGAGCAACAACCTGGACTTCCTTCGCTTCGCGGCGGCGTCGGGCGTCATCATCAGTCACGCGTTTCCGCTGGGAGAAGGTCCGAAGGAAGGAACAGAGCCGCTGACTGTCTTCACCCATGGACAGGTGAGCCTGGGGATTGTCTGCGTTGCGGTGTTCCTGGTCATCAGCGGGGTCCTCATCTCGCGAAGCTGGGAGCGAGGACAGGACGCCCGTGGGTTCCTCCAGGCGAGGACACTGCGCATCTTCCCGGGGCTCGCGGTGTCGCTGGTGCTGACGGCCTTCGGACTGGGGGCCGCGTTCACCACCTTGCCGTTGCGCGAGTACTTCGCGGCCTCGGAGACGTACACGTTCATCCTCCGCAACCTCACCCTGGTCGAGCCGCAGTGGGCGTTGCCGGGGGTGTTTCAATCGAACGTGTACGCGAGCGCGGTCAATGGCTCGCTGTGGACGTTGAAGTACGAAGTGGGCTTCTACCTGGTCGTTCTGGGGCTGGGGTTGGCGAAGCTGCTCAAGAAGGAATGGGCGCTCGCGGGGTGGTGCCTCACCGCGGGAGTGTCATTCCTTCACATTGGACGTTTGGGATTCTGGCCGGAGCTCGGGCTCTACTTCGGGGGCGGGATGGTGCTCTACCTCTGGAGGGACCGGGTGAGGATGAGCCCCTGGCTCGCACTGGCGTGTGTCGCCGTCCTGGCCGCCACTGCGATGGCGGGCACGGGGCTCAAGGTGGCCATGGGTTCATGCGGGGCGTACATGGTGCTCTACCTCGCGTTCATCCCGAGCCGGCTCGCACACTTCGGACGCCATGGGGACTTCTCCTACGGCGTCTACATCTATGCCTTTCCCGTGCAGCAAGCCGTCACGGCACTGGTGGGCGGCCCCATGCCGTGGTGGCAGAACGCATTGCTCTCGTTTCCCCCCACGCTGCTGCTTGGATTCCTGTCGTGGAGGTTCGTCGAACGTTGGGCCCTTCGGGTGAAACGGCGGTCGGGTGAAACATCCAAGCCGGCCGCCCTCCCCTCTCCCGGCCAGTCGATGTAG
- a CDS encoding ROK family protein gives MDEARRGGEAQRGSRSSEVKGSAWGGVDLGGTKIEAVVVDAVGRPLGNARHPTPGDAGPKDVVRAIFDALEDASRSAGLAPRRLAGVGVGAPGSVDIQMGTLARVSNVGKGWTEPYPLAGALSDLVRGPVVLGNDVQVAVTAEYRLGAGTPYRSVLGVWWGTGVGGGLVLDGVPWRGRGAAGEIGHVVVNPGGSRCGCGRRGCMEAYAGRGCLEHKVRKAVRRGEKTMLFEWMRKKDRTRLTSSIWKKALDERDVVATRLIDNAVLMLGVGIASAINILDVDAVILGGGLGTRLGIEYADRIYEAMRPHVFVPERQPPVVLAQLGELSGAIGAALLAEPPLH, from the coding sequence ATGGACGAGGCTCGCAGAGGAGGAGAGGCCCAGCGAGGGTCGCGGTCATCCGAGGTGAAGGGGAGTGCCTGGGGAGGGGTGGACCTGGGCGGGACGAAGATAGAGGCGGTGGTTGTCGACGCGGTGGGGCGGCCCTTGGGGAATGCCCGGCATCCCACGCCGGGGGATGCCGGGCCGAAGGACGTGGTCCGAGCGATTTTCGATGCGTTGGAAGATGCCTCGCGGTCCGCGGGGCTCGCGCCGCGGCGCCTTGCTGGAGTGGGCGTGGGGGCACCCGGCTCGGTGGACATCCAAATGGGGACGCTGGCCCGGGTGAGCAACGTGGGCAAGGGATGGACGGAGCCGTATCCCCTGGCGGGCGCGCTATCGGACCTGGTGCGTGGCCCGGTGGTGTTGGGCAATGACGTCCAGGTCGCGGTGACCGCCGAGTACCGATTGGGGGCGGGCACTCCGTATCGCTCGGTGCTGGGGGTGTGGTGGGGAACAGGGGTGGGGGGAGGACTGGTGCTGGATGGTGTCCCCTGGAGAGGGCGAGGCGCGGCGGGAGAGATAGGCCATGTGGTGGTGAATCCTGGCGGCTCGCGATGTGGTTGTGGGCGCCGTGGCTGCATGGAGGCCTACGCGGGACGCGGGTGTCTGGAGCACAAGGTCCGCAAGGCGGTGCGGCGGGGCGAGAAGACGATGCTGTTTGAGTGGATGCGAAAGAAGGACCGGACCCGGTTGACCAGCAGCATCTGGAAGAAGGCGCTCGATGAGCGCGATGTCGTGGCGACGCGGCTCATCGACAATGCGGTGCTGATGTTGGGGGTGGGCATCGCGTCCGCCATCAACATCCTGGATGTGGATGCCGTCATCCTCGGAGGTGGCTTGGGGACGCGGCTGGGAATCGAATACGCCGACCGCATCTACGAAGCGATGCGCCCCCATGTCTTCGTTCCCGAGCGCCAGCCGCCCGTGGTGCTCGCGCAGCTCGGAGAGCTGTCGGGCGCCATTGGTGCCGCACTCCTGGCTGAGCCCCCGTTGCATTGA
- a CDS encoding glycosyltransferase family 2 protein: MPFFSVVIPTYNRARLLERTLASVFAQEERDYEVLVVDDGSTDDTLEVLAGYGEKVRVLQQANAGPGAARNLGIQEARGEYVVFLDSDDLWFPWTLAVYRQVLREQGMPAVVMGSSVTFQREDELARVSREPLKVVPFQDYLASAGDTTPRTACVLAVRTESLRRVEGFTPLRIVAEDYDLLYRLGTEPGFAWVRAPLVVGYRKHEGSESTMLESAHRGMAYQLMQERLARYPGGAERRRERLQMLLYATRHVSHVLVDHGRMDLALDLYRRSLPYHLEVPRWRYMLGFLPKMAVRGVLRSVQRG; the protein is encoded by the coding sequence ATGCCGTTCTTCTCGGTTGTCATCCCCACGTACAACAGGGCGCGGCTGTTGGAGCGGACGCTCGCGTCGGTGTTCGCGCAGGAGGAGAGGGATTACGAGGTGCTCGTCGTGGACGATGGCTCCACGGACGACACGCTGGAGGTGTTGGCGGGGTACGGCGAGAAGGTGAGGGTGCTCCAGCAGGCCAACGCGGGCCCGGGCGCCGCGCGCAACCTGGGCATCCAGGAGGCCCGAGGCGAGTACGTGGTGTTCCTGGACAGCGATGACCTGTGGTTCCCGTGGACACTCGCGGTGTACCGGCAGGTGTTGCGAGAGCAGGGGATGCCCGCGGTGGTGATGGGCTCGTCGGTGACCTTCCAGCGGGAGGACGAGCTGGCGCGGGTCTCGCGAGAGCCGCTGAAGGTGGTGCCGTTCCAGGACTATCTGGCGAGCGCGGGGGATACGACGCCGCGCACGGCGTGTGTCCTGGCGGTGAGGACGGAGTCGCTGCGGCGGGTGGAGGGATTCACGCCGTTGCGCATCGTCGCCGAGGACTACGATTTGCTGTATCGCCTGGGGACCGAGCCAGGGTTTGCCTGGGTGCGAGCGCCGCTCGTGGTGGGCTACCGGAAGCACGAGGGCTCTGAGTCCACGATGCTGGAGTCAGCGCACCGGGGAATGGCGTACCAGTTGATGCAGGAGCGCCTGGCCCGTTACCCGGGTGGGGCCGAGCGGAGGCGCGAGCGGTTGCAGATGCTGCTCTATGCCACCCGGCATGTCTCGCATGTGCTGGTCGACCACGGCCGGATGGACCTCGCGCTGGACCTGTATCGACGGAGCCTGCCGTACCATCTGGAGGTTCCGCGTTGGCGGTACATGCTGGGGTTCCTCCCCAAGATGGCCGTGCGTGGCGTGCTTCGGAGCGTCCAGCGCGGTTAG
- a CDS encoding glycosyltransferase family 2 protein has protein sequence MAKSDLIISIVNHSNPELLHDCLRTLFETTRDCTFEVWVVDNATDGRGVEAMRRDFPQVRWLFNTERKGFSANHNQVLRQAQGRYICIFNDDTIVHEGAFDALVRFMDENPRVGMAGARLLNADGTVQNCTFRPMSLPGQLFDLVFLPRPLHFLKRMEIDPAQYGHEEARVNWVLGACIVVREETLAEVGLLDEAMSPLGNTEDTDWCVRAWKAGWEVAFCPEAVITHLSSRSFRPSVTGPDKVRVELWRTRVAYFRKHHGRLHEWMLRAILVGTLPYNSMVLAQTLLRGRMELPEFRRQLATFLRISEMGLRARV, from the coding sequence ATGGCGAAGTCCGACCTGATCATCTCCATTGTCAATCACAGCAATCCGGAGCTGCTGCATGACTGCTTGCGTACGCTCTTCGAGACGACGCGGGACTGCACCTTCGAGGTGTGGGTCGTGGACAACGCGACGGACGGGCGGGGCGTGGAGGCGATGCGCCGCGACTTCCCGCAGGTGCGCTGGTTGTTCAACACGGAGCGCAAGGGCTTCTCCGCCAATCACAATCAAGTCTTGAGGCAGGCGCAGGGCCGCTACATCTGCATCTTCAACGACGACACCATCGTGCACGAGGGGGCGTTCGACGCGCTCGTGCGCTTCATGGATGAGAATCCGCGGGTGGGGATGGCGGGGGCGCGGCTGTTGAACGCGGATGGCACGGTGCAGAACTGCACGTTCCGGCCCATGTCGTTGCCGGGGCAGTTGTTTGATTTGGTCTTCCTGCCGCGTCCGTTGCACTTCCTGAAGCGGATGGAGATCGACCCGGCGCAGTACGGGCATGAGGAGGCCCGGGTGAACTGGGTGTTGGGGGCCTGCATCGTCGTGCGTGAGGAGACGCTGGCGGAGGTAGGGCTGCTCGACGAGGCGATGTCTCCGTTGGGGAATACGGAAGACACGGACTGGTGTGTGCGGGCGTGGAAGGCGGGCTGGGAGGTGGCGTTCTGTCCGGAGGCGGTGATTACGCACCTGTCGAGCCGTTCGTTCCGACCTTCGGTCACGGGGCCGGACAAGGTGCGGGTGGAATTGTGGCGCACTCGGGTGGCGTACTTCCGCAAGCACCATGGCCGGCTGCACGAGTGGATGTTGCGAGCCATCCTGGTGGGCACGTTGCCGTACAACTCGATGGTGCTGGCGCAGACGTTGTTGCGAGGGCGGATGGAGCTGCCGGAGTTCCGCAGGCAGCTCGCGACGTTCCTGCGCATCTCCGAGATGGGCCTGCGGGCGCGGGTCTGA